In Besnoitia besnoiti strain Bb-Ger1 chromosome I, whole genome shotgun sequence, the genomic window TCATTCAGCAGTGGCTGGACAGCCGAGACGTCAGCTggagcttcgccttcgcactCGTCTTCAACGCGAGACTGGCCGCCGGAAGCGTCAACGTGAACGTGCgctgggcgcgcgagccgaccGTCGTCGGAGGCGCCTTTTTGGTTGGAAAAGGCAAGACGTACAGCTGGAGGTGAGCGAGGGCGCTCTCGCATGCAGAATCGTGTGTCCGCAGCCTGCGTCTAcatctgcgcctcgctgcttttCTGTGGCTAAAGAGCCTCCATACGTAAATCTAGCTTTTAGGAtggggcggagaggcgccgctcaCGCGCGTCCGCAAGTCGGTATATCTGAGACTCCGCGTCAGAGTAAGCGGGCGACTGGGGTCGAAAGCGCTCTCCCCAAGCAGAATGGCTCTCGAAGGCAAAGAGGAAGGAAGGGAGGTGGGTCGCTTGGAGTGCCCGCGCTTTGCGTTTTTTCCGCTGTCTTGTTCCCACAGACGAGCGCCCCAGGAAGCGAGTCCACACATTATTCTGCAGTGCTTCGAGGCGGCCTGCAAGGAGAGGCAAAAGACGTTCGGCAGGTCTCAGCACGTTGACGACTACCTCGCAGTTCTAAAAACCGACTTGGCGAGCGgtaggcggcgcaggcgggtcaggagggcgcgccgaggcgctaAAGAGTTTAAGGTTCATGTTAGAATGTTACCGCCACTTCGCAGGCGAACTCTGTGTTCCGCTTCCGTTTCTTCGGATGCGCATGCAAGGGAATTGCCGTGGAGTCAGTCATCTGGAAGACGCTGCGTGCGTGGCTGGCGTCTACCCGCCCCCCGTCTCGCTTCTTTCACGTGGCTATGCTCACGAGATTTCCGAGCATGCTCCCCAGCGCAGCGTTCACTCAATTGCCAACGCGCCCTGGGCGACTGCTGCTCTGCCCTGTTCCACAGAGTGCAGCTTAGCGCGAATGGCGCTGCCTGGGGAGTGCCTGTGGCTGGGTGGAGTCGCGGTGAACGTCTTGGCTGTCTCGCTCTTGTTGTCAGGCGGCTTTCCGCATTGCTGCTTGTCGAGCCCTTCGTGTAGGATGCTGACGTtgcgggcgtctgcgtcgtttctgctgcagcgtggCGCCTGGACGTCGAGGGGCTCCAGCAGGCCGCCGACTCGTTGATCGCTCTTCACGGCCTCGATCTGTTCTGCGGTCTGCCTGTGGCGACGAAGCAGATCAAAGACCTCCTTTACTTCGACCCACACGCGAattcgttttctctcgtgcccgacacgccgccgctgccgccgattCACTTCTTCTTTCcagcgccgcaggacgcgtcgctctcgtcggATCTCTTGCTGGGCATCACGAAGGAGAGCGTCGCGTTGGCGACACCGGACAGCATCCATTCCTCGGCGCCACCGTCGCCGCACCCGGGCGAGTTGGCTGGTCCCTCGGGCTACGGCGCCCGGTGCACTTCGTACACCTTCCGGTGCCCGGCGCCCGACTGCCTCGGTCTCCTCTTCACTCTGAACCGCGTCCGACACTTCTGCTTGAACGCGAAGctgcgctctgcggcagcggcgcacgcctgcgACGTCTTGGAGACCAGCACAGGCTTCGAGAGCTCGGCGGGCAGCATCTGTAACCCGCCGGTGTTCGCTGTAgcgcgcgagggggggggggaggacgcggcgtgAGGTCAGCGTTTCCGCCGTCCGCAGgcttcgcgggcggcgccggcgcgcccccAAGCCCCGGTCACACACAGCCCGCAGACTTTGCCTCAGACACCAGCTCGCACCTTTACGCGGggtcgtccgcgtctccgtaCCCTCTTGGGTCCTACCCCGGGGGTCtcgcggcggggggcagTGGCTTTGAAGggaagggaggcgaagaggtcTCAGGAGCGGCGTTTCCTTCGCCGTTTGTCCACGGCATGCCGCCCGGTcctggcggcgtcgccgagtCGCGCGAAGTCGACAAAGGCTTTCACGGTCtccccgccttcgcgccgccggtcttGGGGACGCCGCCCGCCTACTTCTCGTCTGGCGTTTTGGAAGGCGACTTGGCCAGCGAGAGGAAAGGCAGGTCGCCGCGGGGAGCCgacgcgggaggcgctgcgctctATGAGAGACTCGTccaggacggcggcgaggcgctcagcGGCTTCGAAGGCCGCCGACAGACTCTCTTgctcgaggcgaaggacggccttgcttcgccttcgagtcgccacgcgcgcggagacgtcgtcgccttgtcggcggccgcgagcacgcctctgcggcagaaCGAGGTGAGCCACGCAGAAGGGTGCGGAGCGGAGaccgaggacgccgcgagggcaggcgacagcggcaagcgcacgcgaccgcgcacgcgctcaagcggcgagcgagacgaaacTCGCGAAGGCGTTGGCTACTCGCCCAGGCAGCGACGGCATCTGaagagcgcagaggacgaccagacgccgagggagagTCCTAGCGGGGGCCGCGGGAAGCGGGATGACGCGCACGTCGAGGTGGAGAGGCTCAGCGAACTTGGAGAGAGGCCAGTGACGCCGCGTCATGGGGCAGGAGCCCTGGAAGACATCGCAGACAGTTCGATGCAGATGCAGGACGAAGATACGAGGCGGGCAGGCGCCGTTCGCCAGACGCACAagcggcctgcagctcgCAGTGCAAGTAAAGccaagcggaggaagcggggcgcagctgctttttcttcgcgaaGAAAGACTAGCcaggccggcgcctccgctgcatcCTCAAGCGTTGCAGGGGAAAGCTCCCAtggcgacgcgcctcagGATGCGTCGGTtgacgagggcgaagaagacgagaaggaagatGACGCCGAGTCGGTTGATCGGTCCTCCTCTTCCCAGCCTGACGCTGGGCAAGGCACGCCGCatgcttcgtcgtcgctccaGTCTGTGCGAGACCTAGCCTTTGCGTCGCCTACAGAGATGGGCGACATCGATGTGCCGCGGGGAGGCAGCAAAATGCTTTGCAAGGAGGCTTGGATGGAGGAAGACCAGGCGGATCGTCACTTGGaggcgtttttctctgcctgcgaagacgccggaAGAAagcgcgggcggggcggagacgcacaatacgaagaggagcgaggcgacacAGGCGGCTTCGATGACGGGGAACAGATGACGATGAAGCAACACCTAGAGCAAGAGGGCGAACGTGAGGGACCCCCGGCTAATGCTGGCGACGGCTCCATGTCTTTCCAaaacgccgcggaagactatcctccgcctcgcgcggaccTCGGCCGAGCGCAGGAgctgggcggcggagagtcGGCGCTGGAGTCGCACTACCTGAGCAAGATCGAAGAAGAGACTGAGTATTCCGGGGAGGGATTCGATTCTTCGGCTTCTGGGAACGACAGCAGCTctcggcgagcgccggaAGGGACGGAGGGATTCGCACCGAGCAAGTCGGAGCCGCGGGAAGACCCGCGCGTCGAGGGGCAAGATGCTTTCGGCTTCGAACCCGGAGTGGAGAAAGGGCAAGACGAAGACACCGGGCTCCGTTTCCTCGACGACCCAAACACGCCCAGCCCGTCGCCGACCGGCGAAGACCGGCGCGACAAGAAGACCGAAGAGGACaagggcgagggagacgaaggcgccaaGCCAGAAGTCcgcaagcgccgcgagggacgcggaaggcgcagcagacgctaGCTGCGGGCGTAGGACAGCCAGACGCTGTCGGCATGTGAAGAaagagccgccgctgcgaggaAAAACCTAAAAAATGTttggccgcaggcgctggagcgtTTGAGAGTGAGCGGGGGCCGCTGAAAACGCGAGAGACCTGCTCTCGATGCAGCTGTGACGTCGGATTTGGTCGGCGCCAGAGTGGACTGCAGGGAGAGGAgcgccctccctcccccctccccctcccccagcGCCCTCCCGGAGTTGTGCCGCTTGTTTGTGAAGAGACAGGATGGCGCAGGCGTCGAGGCAGTTCGCGTTTttgcgcagacgacgcagctgTCGGTTTAcggagctgcggcgaagaggagacgcgacagCACCGCAGCGTTCCGTGCGGAaatcgtctgcgtcgtcggctgGAGTTTTGTGTTAGGCGAACGCCCCCGCAGTCGCGCAGTTTTCTCGCTATACTCACTCCCTCTGCGTCAAGTTTCACTTCGAACTTGGCTCGTTTCCGGCACGTTTTATTCGATTTTTGTCCCTcctgcgcttcgccttctcgctcacGGCGAGGTGTGGCAGAGTGTAGCCGGGGCCAGCGGCTCCTTGCGTCATCGTGTCGCATTCGTTTTGTCTCAGTGTCGTTCCATTGTCTCTGCATACCTTGGGGTCTCTCTGCTTGTCCtctgcggctggcggcgtAGACTGTGTagttttttctcctttcttACGAGGAAGGCTCCGTCGTCTTCAGGCGGTCTCGTCCACGCGGAGTAGAGTACGCGCGCGAAGGGCATCAAGGCACGGGTGGAAAACAGGCGTTTGCTAAATTGCGGCAGAGAAATTCACAGCAAGAGTTTTGTCCACCTCGCTTGCGTGGGGAATTCGCTCCTCGTTCACGGCGCAGCTTTCGAAAcgagaaggggaagaagagagggggGCGTGAAGGAAAGTCTGGATCCGCGGAGAAGGACTCCGGTTGTTGTTGAGCGTTGTCTCAGGGGATAGTCTTTCAGGGGTGGCTTGCGGGAAGTGCTTTTCCTCTGGTGATGATTACGATTTGCGCGCCAGAGCAGCACATCACGGCACAGAATTGTTTACAGGCTTCGCGGACTTGCAGTTGCGAAGAAGTATGTCTAGCGAAGAGCGCTCGCGGCACGGGCTTGCAGGGATGAGGAAGCAAAAAGTTGAGTTTTTGCACGGAAAAAGCGCGTGAGTTGACCCATGATCGACGGGTGTGTCGTCAACAGCGGAGGCAAccaagcgagagaggcgtgaGACATTATTTCAGTGGAAAAACGCTCTGATGCGCACGTCCAGGCCTGCGGGGGCGTTTGATCGGGAGGAGGAACCCAAAGGGAGTCAGTACCTCATTCTCTGTGTAGTCTCTCGCAGCGGTGCGCGAGGAACGAAGACAGAAGGCAGTGGAGTGACCACAAACGCCTGGCGTGGCGACGCGAGAGGTGCCTCGAGCGGAGAGTCCGAACCGGTGAAGAGAATTCGTACTCTCACCTTGCGTTGCGTATCGCCTGAGAGGCGAAAACAGAGTCAAGGTGGAGAGTGAGGAGATGACGAGGTCTTCTCACAGTGAGTGTGCGCTGTCTGTGGAGGCGCTGAAATTTGAGAGAAAAAGTTGTGGACGCGAGACTGCgtggggaagggggggggagaaagggaggggggagatAGCTAGTGTCTTCGTGCGAAGCGGCAGAGTCACGCGACGCTTGGAATACTATCATATAATAACGAATATTATATCATATACATAACGAATATTTTAATATGTACATACTTATATGATATAATATATTAGAGTATCGTCACTTCGTGTATAGTTTCCGTTTGGTTTCCGTTTTCCATTGCGCTGTTCGCCTAACGTCCGACATATTTGCGTCGTTCCGCCCAGGGCTCCCTCGCAGGACTTAAGTGCTTGAGGGTTTTCCACGCCGATGCACGTTAGACGCATGCAGATTTTGAAAGGCACACAGGCTCTTGCCGGTTCGCGCTTCTCTGTTTGGTTCATAGGGGGAGGTACGAAATGTACACGTGCAGAAAGTTTTGTAGGACACGCAGGGCGTAGTGAGCTGTGGACGCGGtgacgcgcgggcgagcacaagcgcgcatgcactcatctatatacatgtatataatTGAACATGAATCCACACAGAGCAGAATAACCAATCAGCGAGTGGAGAGCCGGCAGCGCAGATTCCTCGCTGATGGTGCATTCGCGCCACGTTTGTAGGCGTTGCCTTGGGAGGTGAGGGAGCATACACGCAGTTCTCCGCAACTGCATGCTTCTTCACTTGGGCTACGCTGTAGTACGCAGACGTCGGTCCTTTCTCTTCACTTCGGTAACTCTTCTTCACCACAGCCAGTGACCGATATCGGATCGCAGGCAGGGCTGCtgggcgcttctccgcggtaCTGTGCCAAAAAGCGACAGGAGGGGTCACGATGTACGGGCTCGCATCCACGCGTCATCCAGACCTCAAAGCGACGCACAAACTCTTCTAAGTTCCCCTATTATTGTGGGAACGACCCAGCATTGTTGAACGCAAAACGGTCGCTCGGAGTCCGGCCTGGAACTCGCACTCAACCTCCGTCTAGTTGGCCACTACACTCCCccgcgtatatatatatttatatatatatatattagggtgtgtgtatatatgtacatacatatagaCAGGAAGGTAGAAGTAAGTGTATGGATacgcgcgccggagagcgCATGATTCTGCTTCCCGCTCTTCTGACCTTGGCGAGTCCGGGGTATGCTGCAGGCGAGTTTAGGTGGACGTTCCCTCGCCGAAACAACCTCGCGCGGGAGGATGCGACCTCGCCCGCATCGTCAGCCTCGCTTTCAAACTACCGCCCAGAAAGGTGTTGCTCGCGCGGGCTTATCACAAATCACGTGTGAATCCTAGCAGTCTCTACGAACCGAAAACGAGTTTAGTCGCTGTCACCTTCGCAGCTCGAGGTCGGATCTGGATAAGAACCTCTCACTTGCACCGACGGTGACTTCCTCTAAACTAGGAGACGGTCGTCCGTCCGAGCAGCAAGATCCACAGGTTTAGTGTTGGAGACTCTGCTGCGTTCTGAAGTGACTGT contains:
- a CDS encoding hypothetical protein (encoded by transcript BESB_004100), whose amino-acid sequence is MLSAPSQQQLLQFEWQARGLQGHEDRKGWYEQQLQPHPQFSAEPHASPEPHQNAKDEPLAVAGAASAPAAALGGGASGGAEAAISAPSPSPGLAEGRHDGVRPRPASYHLQLQHQVQPEGQQQDHRHHHVEHQAALLEQQRQELQALHFLHATGAPPSMIPPDFLMRQQIFQQQQLHHLHQLQHAQAFSHHHHVVPVPQHTHLPAHLVVSGAPGTQESQQAFLQHHGYDPFAQLPRAGSGEGTVLLRSEGGAGGAPEMNQGDHAGPPPPAYGGGGAGEEYRPGASTPHPSETEGAPRAADVRGMPPSAERGYPDANGCGMPPKELEASFAAAWGPSAVGGAGRQQQMDASSAAPPPGCHFAEHPQAHAALQATSGGSQEAVAAGGGSEGAASAQASSSAAGLAPPVSSYPSQPGAFPPSGGSAAYFPEGGEPRAGPSTLLPYPHSSSVVPADCGGAGNQFMAAGQFLVGGHPSHQAQACAGGGYSPHGFPSQFGAPHQNAHAVHLSQAPHLAPQQLPSVYAPSHAQHAAGGQMLEFSSFSSAASGSPSSSLSGGGCAGGGAAQASPSPLGFQGPLHMPPSSLSHPSASHLLMQMPGPSTPTKRPPGSTGGLVSGSASRRSSQKRQQHQGFLSAGTPSTTCTPPHFNVESLLVSASTGLPSEASSVYSGSRRSSLHALGEDRSMSRRSSAHSAVGGTARDPPAAATLAGKERVFLDEKTGAFTTTCPPSSASSASQSRRSSKSAAGGASREGIARAGGTPGGGSDMSAKSLFPSSAWPSSGGGGSRSSSLSHAGSVGDSGTALMAVGSDGAAGAAGLPGKAAAGGKPAAGGAGKETAGGSGTAGTLRGPYAVFSTQISVPPPPELEEACQRLAELKAQPLIQQWLDSRDVSWSFAFALVFNARLAAGSVNVNVRWAREPTVVGGAFLVGKGKTYSWRRAPQEASPHIILQCFEAACKERQKTFGRSQHVDDYLAVLKTDLASAWRLDVEGLQQAADSLIALHGLDLFCGLPVATKQIKDLLYFDPHANSFSLVPDTPPLPPIHFFFPAPQDASLSSDLLLGITKESVALATPDSIHSSAPPSPHPGELAGPSGYGARCTSYTFRCPAPDCLGLLFTLNRVRHFCLNAKLRSAAAAHACDVLETSTGFESSAGSISFPPSAGFAGGAGAPPSPGHTQPADFASDTSSHLYAGSSASPYPLGSYPGGLAAGGSGFEGKGGEEVSGAAFPSPFVHGMPPGPGGVAESREVDKGFHGLPAFAPPVLGTPPAYFSSGVLEGDLASERKGRSPRGADAGGAALYERLVQDGGEALSGFEGRRQTLLLEAKDGLASPSSRHARGDVVALSAAASTPLRQNEVSHAEGCGAETEDAARAGDSGKRTRPRTRSSGERDETREGVGYSPRQRRHLKSAEDDQTPRESPSGGRGKRDDAHVEVERLSELGERPVTPRHGAGALEDIADSSMQMQDEDTRRAGAVRQTHKRPAARSASKAKRRKRGAAAFSSRRKTSQAGASAASSSVAGESSHGDAPQDASVDEGEEDEKEDDAESVDRSSSSQPDAGQGTPHASSSLQSVRDLAFASPTEMGDIDVPRGGSKMLCKEAWMEEDQADRHLEAFFSACEDAGRKRGRGGDAQYEEERGDTGGFDDGEQMTMKQHLEQEGEREGPPANAGDGSMSFQNAAEDYPPPRADLGRAQELGGGESALESHYLSKIEEETEYSGEGFDSSASGNDSSSRRAPEGTEGFAPSKSEPREDPRVEGQDAFGFEPGVEKGQDEDTGLRFLDDPNTPSPSPTGEDRRDKKTEEDKGEGDEGAKPEVRKRREGRGRRSRR